A single Anopheles arabiensis isolate DONGOLA chromosome 2, AaraD3, whole genome shotgun sequence DNA region contains:
- the LOC120893472 gene encoding LOW QUALITY PROTEIN: PDZ domain-containing protein 8 (The sequence of the model RefSeq protein was modified relative to this genomic sequence to represent the inferred CDS: inserted 1 base in 1 codon) yields the protein MDFVNLLLFCLMSCVIGAVVMLLIQYYAFVRYFRLPELDQEEENQRKSAFSERYVLPDTLLENIKAPDQESKSTIMAINLILQFLYFELRQSNRVRKWFHRKLSLELDELISKTTTGKLFDKLTIRDLDLGSQFPEIKNFRLHAVDLHPDEGHIESLDVLLDLHYEGNFRLTIDADMVLGKKGSLALRVKQVSGLARLQFTRKPYTHWSLSFINDPKVELDVQSHFQGRQMQSNITSLISNQIRKAIRRKHTLPNYKLRYKPFFHRVEEDYELNEIVPNGSLEVTIAEISRLNAPIRTLTHVYCTLTLAHMPWVVARQQDDQGATMIVSLDIEIHKAKNQQIGIVFKQSDQTVLIDAVIPNTPASKAELRRGDVLLSIQGKRVTNISQVPKVIKTLNRPMFVLRIERLVPGQIRNDALLDDYEPEFEEIDPNLNITFVKNVEAVQIGGGTAGLRERKLARRNSKDNSGGESSHSNTPGTTPVKKSSTIVVGGAETSTPRGSFSEPAAAGGPKPKALNVECYPQHSSIDAEFNSFIRLDDPCTFQLMEKYSYLNLSVFGKSNEEHRLLGYLNIPINSILVECNESHLGHHLKKYPLLPPEAIDVSNHPLSMQSGFDQNYCYGDVLLSFVWDGSALASLSSPTAATSKAISAENKKQRLITISRGSADKLDDDRTDGLPLDAKPSASSTFTQLPAQQQHDFIRTHFHRTTQCDYCGKKIWLKDAVQCRDCAMCCHKKCINKCQSSTVCTANESSAGTASDRSSTTSSTSTGIIMAAGAAASMASTAAATVGTTQQPEFKVTEPESPTIEVEDFVDIAEEQQQQQLQQQQQQQQQQQQQQQQQQQQQIVPKSKLETHRQSFSDLLVQGLKRVNSANNLSIPTMGGLNPSSKSLPPXPQHTPRKQSLANVNANPFLLVTQRLESLPEDVNELNMEQIVDLTAPLIEYGPSDTLMALAKSSSKAMYGDCEPDVRTEKINKLLSKLHIALDYETINQSVLNATKESSSSSSGSGAGANSKEIADGKGKTPTQQQQQQHDSTRSAFLAGQSEERVQALSIIMLHLCSGLQYVQGETLLTLATWEAELLQKLKTVVGKAASHDRPPFWRRKLKLK from the exons ACGCTGCTGGAGAACATAAAGGCACCGGATCAGGAAAGCAAATCCACGATAATGGCCATCAATCTGATACTGCAGTTTCTGTACTTTGAGCTGCGGCAGTCGAACCGCGTGCGTAAGTGGTTCCACCGGAAGCTGTCGCTcgagctggacgagctgaTAAGCAAGACGACCACGGGCAAGCTGTTTGATAAGCTGACG ATTCGCGATCTGGATTTGGGTAGCCAGTTTCCGGAGATAAAAAACTTTCGCCTGCACGCGGTCGACCTGCACCCGGACGAGGGACACATCGAAAGCTTGGATGTGCTGCTGGATCTGCACTACGAGGGCAACTTTCGGCTCACGATCGACGCCGACATGGTGCTGGGGAAGAAGGGTTCGCTGGCGCTGCGGGTGAAGCAGGTGTCCGGGCTGGCCCGGTTGCAGTTTACCCGCAAACCGTACACGCACTGGTCGCTTAGCTTCATCAACGACCCGAAGGTGGAGCTGGACGTGCAGTCCCACTTCCAGGGCCGGCAGATGCAGTCCAACATTACCAGCCTGATCTCGAACCAGATACGGAAGGCGATCCGCCGGAAGCACACGCTTCCCAACTATAAGCTAAG ATACAAACCATTCTTCCACCGTGTGGAAGAGGACTACGAACTGAACGAGATCGTGCCGAACGGTTCGCTCGAGGTGACGATAGCGGAAATTTCCCGCCTGAATGCGCCGATCCGCACGCTGACGCACGTGTACTGCACGCTGACGCTCGCCCACATGCCCTGGGTGGTGGCCCGCCAGCAGGACGACCAGGGCGCGACAATGATCGTGTCGCTCGACATCGAGATACACAAGGCCAAAAACCAGCAGATCGGCATCGTGTTCAAGCAGTCGGACCAGACCGTGCTGATCGATGCGGTCATACCGAACACGCCGGCCTCAAAGGCGGAGCTGCGCCGGGGCGACGTGTTGCTCTCGATCCAGGGCAAGCGGGTGACGAACATTAGCCAGGTGCCGAAGGTGATCAAGACGCTGAACAGGCCCATGTTTGTGCTGCGCATCGAGCGGCTCGTCCCGGGGCAGATCAGGAACGATGCGCTGCTGGACGACTACGAGCCGGAGTTTGAGGAGATCGATCCGAACCTGAACATTACGTTCGTGAAGAACGTGGAAGCGGTACAGATCGGTGGCGGTACGGCGGGGCTGCGCGAGCGTAAGCTTGCCCGACGCAACTCGAAGGACAACAGTGGCGGGGAGTCGAGCCACTCGAACACACCGGGCACGACGCCGGTGAAAAAGTCGTCCACCATTGTGGTCGGGGGTGCGGAAACGTCGACGCCGCGGGGCAGCTTTTCGGAGCCGGCGGCTGCCGGTGGACCGAAGCCGAAGGCGCTGAACGTCGAATGCTACCCGCAACACTCGTCGATCGATGCGGAATTCAATTCGTTCATCCGGCTGGACGACCCGTGCACGTTCCAGCTGATGGAAAAGTATTCCTACCTGAACCTGAGCGTGTTCGGCAAGAGCAACGAGGAGCACCGACTGCTGGGCTATCTCAACATCCCGATCAACAGTATACTGGTGGAGTGTAACGAATCTCATCTGGGGCACCATCTGAAGAAGTACCCACTGCTGCCACCGGAAGCGATCGATGT CTCCAATCACCCACTCTCGATGCAGTCCGGATTTGATCAAAACTACTGCTACGGCGATGTGCTGCTGTCGTTCGTTTGGGACGGCAGTGCGCTGGCCTCCCTGTCGTCgcccaccgccgccaccagcaAAGCGATCAGTGCGGAAAACAAGAAGCAGCGGCTCATCACGATCAGCCGCGGGTCGGCCGACAAGCTGGACGATGATCGGACCGATGGCCTGCCGCTGGATGCCAAACCGTCCGCCTCGTCCACCTTCACGCAGCTgccggcgcagcagcagcacgactTTATCCGTACACACTTTCACCGCACCACGCAGTGCGACTACTGTGGCAAGAAAATTTGGCTCAAGGATGCGGTCCAGTGCCGCGACTGTGCGATGTGCTGCCACAAAAAGTGTATCAACAAGTGTCAAAGCTCGACCGTGTGCACCGCGAACGAGTCGTCCGCGGGAACAGCATCCGACCGTTCGTCCACCACCTCATCCACATCGACCGGCATTATAATGGCGGCCGGAGCAGCGGCATCCATGGCATCCACAGCGGCGGCAACCGTTGGCACCACCCAGCAGCCAGAATTTAAGGTGACCGAGCCCGAATCGCCCACGATAGAGGTGGAAGACTTCGTGGACATTGccgaagagcagcagcagcagcaactgcagcagcaacaacagcagcaacagcaacagcagcagcaacagcaacagcagcagcaacaacagatTGTGCCGAAATCAAAGCTCGAAACACATCGTCAAAGCTTCAGCGATCTGCTCGTGCAGGGGCTGAAGCGCGTCAACTCGGCCAACAACCTTTCCATACCGACGATGGGTGGGCTGAACCCGAGCAGCAAAAGCTTACCCC CGCCACAGCACACGCCCCGCAAGCAGTCGCTGGCGAACGTGAACGCCAACCCGTTCCTGCTGGTGACGCAGCGGCTCGAAAGCCTGCCGGAGGACGTGAACGAGCTGAACATGGAGCAGATTGTCGATCTGACGGCGCCACTGATCGAGTACGGCCCGTCCGACACGCTGATGGCGCTGgccaagagcagcagcaaagcgaTGTACGGCGACTGTGAGCCGGACGTGCGGACGGAGAAGATTAACAAGCTG CTTTCCAAACTGCACATAGCGCTGGACTACGAAACCATCAACCAGTCCGTGCTAAACGCGACCAAGgagagtagtagtagtagtagtggtagtggcGCAGGTGCTAACAGTAAAG AAATTGCCGATGGCAAAGGCAAGACGCcgacccagcagcagcagcagcagcacgacagCACCAGATCGGCCTTCCTGGCGGGCCAGTCGGAGGAGCGGGTGCAGGCGCTCAGCATCATCATGCTGCACCTCTGCTCGGGCCTGCAGTACGTCCAGG GCGAAACGCTACTGACACTGGCGACGTGGGAGGCAGAGTTGCTGCAGAAGCTGAAAACGGTGGTCGGCAAAGCGGCCAGCCACGACCGGCCTCCTTTCTGGCGcaggaaattgaaattgaaatga